The following proteins are encoded in a genomic region of Populus nigra chromosome 16, ddPopNigr1.1, whole genome shotgun sequence:
- the LOC133675308 gene encoding probable transcriptional regulator SLK2, with protein sequence MAPSRVAGGLAQSSSSSGIFFQGDGQSKGLVNSRLSSSFGNSSNSIPGTGRPILGPVSGDMNNVVLNSVANSGPSVGASSLVTDANSALSGGPHLQRSASINTESYMRLPASPMSFSSNNISISGSSVVDGSSVVQQGNHQDRNVQQVLQNQQQQHGASSATSLPTSQIGGMSLPLGPRGQGSFLQDPNNLSQVQKKPRLDVKQEDILPQQVLQQLLQRQDSMQLQSRIPQLQNMFQQQRLRQQQQILQSMPPLQRAQLQQQQQQQQQMQLRQQMQQQAMQPASSLKRPFDGGICARRLMQYLYHQRQRLAENTIAYWRKFVAEYYSPRAKKRWCLSLYDNVGHHALGVFPQASMEVWQCDICGSKSGRGFEATFEVLPRLNEIKFGSGVIDELLFLDMPREFRLSSGIMMLEYAKAVQESVYEQLRVVREGQLRVIFTQDLKILSWEFCVRRHEELLPRRVVAPQVNQLLQVAQKCQSTIAESGSDGVSQQDLQTNSNMVLTASRQLAKSLELQSLNDLGFSKRYVRCLQISEVVNSMKDLIDFCREQKVGPIEGLKSYPRHATAAKLQIQKMQEMEQLASVQGLPTDRNTLNKLMALHPGINTHVNSNHQMVGRGALSGPAQAALALTNFQNLLRRQNSMNSNSSSQQEAASPFNNSNQSPSSNFQGTANFIPGSMQNLPVSGFSSPHLPPQQPQQMQQRSLSSNSLLQQSIPQSSQGNQALQPHMIQQLLQEMSNNSGGGVQQHPLSGQSGNGGMTRSGLGFGSNTLATPPTASTVSVGAGGLAPSRSNSFKAVANSDSSAAGGNSGFNQKVLDLPPNLHLQDDLVSDIAHEFTENGFFNSDLDDNMGYGWKA encoded by the exons ATGGCACCTTCTCGAGTGGCTGGAGGTTTAGCCCAATCTTCCTCAAGTTCAGGAATTTTCTTCCAAGGGGATGGGCAGTCCAAGGGTTTAGTTAACTCTCGCTTGAGCTCTTCGTTTGGCAACTCATCAAATTCTATTCCTGGAACTGGGCGACCCATTTTGGGTCCAGTTTCTGGGGACATGAATAATGTGGTTCTGAACAGCGTGGCAAACTCAGGACCGAGTGTTGGGGCAAGTTCTTTGGTGACAGATGCAAATTCAGCACTTTCTGGAGGTCCTCATTTGCAGAGAAGTGCAAGCATTAATACAGAGTCATATATGCGATTGCCAGCATCACCTATGTCTTTTTCATCCAATAATATAAGCATTTCAGGCTCTTCAGTTGTTGATGGGTCCTCTGTGGTGCAGCAGGGCAATCATCAGGACCGAAATGTCCAGCAGGTGCTGCAAAATCAGCAGCAACAACATGGGGCTTCAAGTGCTACATCCTTGCCCACATCACAAATTGGGGGCATGTCACTCCCCTTGGGACCGCGAGGTCAGGGATCCTTCCTTCAAGACCCTAATAATCTATCGCAAGTGCAAAAGAAGCCAAGATTGGATGTCAAGCAGGAAGATATTTTGCCGCAGCAGGTGTTGCAACAACTGCTGCAAAGACAGGACTCCATGCAGTTGCAAAGCCGAATTCCACAGCTACAAAACATGTTTCAGCAACAGAGACTGAGGCAACAACAGCAAATTCTCCAATCCATGCCACCATTGCAGAGAGCCCAattacagcagcagcagcagcagcagcagcagatgcAGTTGAGGCAGCAAATGCAACAGCAGGCCATGCAACCAGCATCTTCCCTGAAGCGTCCCTTTGATGGGGGTATCTGTGCTCGTCGGTTGATGCAATATCTATATCATCAACGACAACGCCTTGCA GAGAACACTATTGCATATTGGCGGAAATTTGTGGCAGAGTACTATTCTCCACGTGCAAAGAAAAGGTGGTGCTTGTCATTATATGACAATGTTGGGCATCATGCGCTCGGTGTTTTCCCCCAGGCATCTAtg GAGGTGTGGCAGTGTGACATTTGCGGCTCTAAGTCTGGAAGAGGTTTTG AGGCAACTTTCGAAGTACTCCCTAGACTTAATGAAATCAAGTTTGGAAGTGGTGTCATTGATGAGCTTTTGTTTTTGGACATGCCACGTGAATTTAGATTGTCTTCTGGAATAATGATGCTGGAGTATGCAAAAGCAGTTCAAGAGAGTGTATATGAGCAACTTCGTGTTGTTCGTGAGGGTCAGCTTCGTGTTATATTCACCCAGGACTTAAAG ATACTGTCTTGGGAATTTTGTGTACGTCGTCATGAAGAACTTCTTCCACGGAGGGTGGTTGCGCCACAG GTGAATCAGTTGCTCCAGGTTGCACAGAAATGTCAGAGCACAATCGCTGAAAGTGGATCTGACGGGGTTTCTCAACAGGATTTGCAAACAAACAGCAATAT ggttCTGACGGCTAGTCGCCAGCTTGCGAAGAGTTTAGAGTTGCAGTCGCTGAACGATTTGGGTTTTTCCAAAAGATATGTCAGGTGTCTGCAG ATCTCTGAGGTTGTCAACAGCATGAAGGATCTGATTGATTTCTGCCGGGAGCAAAAAGTTGGGCCTATTG AGGGCTTGAAAAGTTATCCTCGGCATGCGACTGCAGCTAAGCTTCAGATACAGAAAATGCAGGAAATGGAGCAGTTAGCTAGTGTTCAAGGTCTGCCAACTGATCGAAACACCCTCAACAAGCTAATGGCGTTACATCCTGGAATAAACACCCATGTGAATAGCAACCATCAAATGGTTGGTCGAGGTGCTTTAAGTGGTCCAGCACAGGCTGCTTTGGCATTAACAAACTTCCAGAATCTGCTCAGGAGGCAGAACTCAATGAATTCAAACTCCAGTTCACAACAGGAGGCTGCTTCACCATTCAATAATTCTAATCAGAGTCCATCCTCAAACTTTCAAGGAACCGCTAACTTCATACCTGGATCCATGCAGAACTTGCCTGTGAGTGGCTTTTCTAGTCCACATCTACCTCCCCAACAGCCCCAGCAGATGCAGCAGCGCTCGTTGAGCTCTAATAGCTTACTCCAACAGAGCATTCCACAGTCCTCCCAAGGCAACCAGGCCTTGCAACCACACATGATCCAGCAGCTGTTGCAGGAAATGTCCAATAACAGTGGGGGAGGAGTCCAACAACATCCCCTCTCTGGACAGAGTGGGAATGGTGGCATGACAAGGAGTGGATTGGGTTTTGGAAGCAACACTTTGGCAACACCTCCAACTGCTTCCACTGTGTCTGTAGGTGCAGGAGGACTTGCACCAAGCCGGAGCAACAGTTTTAAAGCCGTTGCAAACAGTGATTCTTCAGCAGCTGGTGGCAACAGTGGGTTTAACCAGAAAGTGCTAGATTTGCCTCCAAATCTTCATCTGCAGGACGACCTGGTTAGTGATATTGCCCATGAGTTCActgaaaatggtttttttaacagTGACCTTGATGATAACATGGGTTATGGTTGGAAGGCGTGA
- the LOC133675576 gene encoding E3 ubiquitin-protein ligase BIG BROTHER-like, translated as MTRKLQNMSIYGGHSGRATNPAWEDNRGGTAQVSNVQTQAGPVVDLDNISYEETNRFQESLGSVSQGVSQQAVSRLPIHKYSPSTSKGKSGGDTECVICKMEYERGDRLITLPCAHQYHEDCIKKWLEEHKDCCVCKEEVSV; from the exons ATGACTAGGAAACTACAGAATATGTCCATATATGGCGGACACTCGGGAAGAGCAACTA ATCCTGCATGGGAGGATAATCGTGGAGGAACTGCCCAG GTGTCTAATGTTCAAACACAGGCTGGACCTGTAGTTGATCTAGATAATATCTCATATGAG GAAACGAATCGATTCCAAGAATCCTTGGGCAGTGTGAGCCAAGGTGTGTCACAGCAAGCAGTCTCTAGGTTGCCTATTCACAAGTACAGTCCATCAACCAGCAAAGGCAAATCAGGAGGAGATACAGA GTGTGTCATCTGCAAAATGGAGTACGAGAGGGGGGATCGCTTGATCACATTGCCCTGTGCACACCAATATCATGAggattgcataaaaaaatggcTTGAAGAGCACAAG GATTGCTGTGTCTGCAAGGAGGAGGTGTCTGTTTGA
- the LOC133675010 gene encoding F-box protein PP2-A14 has protein sequence MGAGSSSLALESEGGSGSSPSRPSLDDVPESCVSSIFMYLDPPEICKLAKLNKTFHGASLADFVWETKLPSNYKFLVEKVLGQSPESLSKKEIYARLCRPNCFDNGAKQVWLDKSSGKICVAVSYKALRITGIDDRRYWNHISSEESRFNTIAYLQQIWWFEVGGELEFEFPAGTYSLFFRLQLGKTSKKLGRRTCNVDRVHGWDIKPVRFQLSTSNGQQASSECYLHQQGNWGHYHAGDFVVDSTNTAPLKLRFSMMQIDCTHTKGGVCLDSVLICPGEFREKLKQF, from the exons atgggGGCTGGGTCATCTAGTTTGGCCTTGGAAAGCGAGGGAGGTTCGGGTTCTTCTCCATCAAGACCTAGTCTTGATGATGTCCCAGAAAGTTGTGTTTCTTCCATTTTTATGTACCTGGATCCTCCTGAGATATGCAAACTAGCCAAGTTGAACAAGACTTTTCATGGTGCTTCTTTGGCTGATTTTGTGTGGGAAACTAAGCTTCCATCAAACTATAAGTTTCTTGTCGAGAAAGTTTTAGGCCAAAGTCCAGAGAGTTTGAGCAAGAAAGAGATCTATGCAAGATTGTGTCGACCTAATTGCTTTGACAATGGCGCCAAG CAAGTGTGGTTGGATAAAAGTAGTGGCAAGATTTGTGTGGCTGTTTCTTACAAGGCATTAAGGATAACTGGGATTGATGATCGAAGATATTGGAATCATATTTCATCTGAAGAATCCAG ATTCAACACAATTGCATATCTTCAACAAATATGGTGGTTCGAAGTCGGGGGAGAATTAGAGTTTGAGTTTCCGGCAGGAACATATAGCCTATTCTTCAGGCTTCAACTAGGCAAGACCTCGAAAAAACTCGGCCGACGAACCTGCAACGTCGATCGAGTTCATGGTTGGGACATTAAGCCGGTTCGATTCCAGCTTTCGACATCGAATGGCCAGCAAGCGTCATCGGAATGCTACTTGCATCAACAAGGAAATTGGGGGCATTACCATGCTGGTGACTTTGTTGTTGACAGCACAAATACTGCACCATTGAAGCTCAGATTTTCCATGATGCAGATTGATTGTACACATACAAAAGGTGGCGTGTGCTTAGACTCTGTGTTAATATGCCCTGGTGAATTCAGAGAAAAGTTGAAGCAATTTTAG
- the LOC133675441 gene encoding DNA-directed RNA polymerases II, IV and V subunit 6A-like — MADDEYNDVDMGYEDEPPEPEIEEGADEDAENINNEDDTGEPIETEDKEEQAPVERPRKTSKFMTKYERARILGTRALQISMNAPVMVELEGETDPLEIAMKELRERKIPFTIRRYLPDGSYEDWGVDELIVEDSWKRQVGGD; from the exons ATGGCAGACGATGAATACAATGATGTTGACATGGG ATATGAGGATGAGCCGCCAGAACCTGAGATTGAA GAAGGAGCTGATGAAGATGCCGAGAACATTAACAATGAAGATGACACAGGGGAACCAATTGAAACTGAAGATAAAGAGGAACAGGCACCAGTGGAGCGACCTCGTAAAACATCGAAATTTATGACAAAATATGAACGTGCCAGAATTTTGGGTACCCGTGCACTTCAGATCag CATGAATGCTCCTGTGATGGTTGAGTTGGAGGGTGAGACTGACCCACTTGAG atTGCTATGAAGGAGCTTCGCGAACGAAAAATACCTTTCACCATCCGTCGCTACCTGCCTGATGGAAG TTATGAAGATTGGGGAGTTGATGAGCTAATTGTGGAGGACTCGTGGAAGAGGCAAGTGGGAGGTGATTGA
- the LOC133675285 gene encoding probable (S)-N-methylcoclaurine 3'-hydroxylase isozyme 2 yields MDQTSLTKVLNLLAPPFLLLLPLLFFILKCVSSSSSKNQSLPPGPKPWPIIGNILHFGKKPHISTANFAKIHGPLISLKLGKQLLIVGSSKRAATEILKSHDRLLSARYVFKAALFENHVLDRIAIVFATQCSDGWKSLRALCRNELFSAKAIESQAVLREKKMGEMVEFIGRREGEVVGIGEVVLVIVFNTIANLLFSVDLIGLEDDGAATGLKSLMWRMMKLGATPNIADFYPILGGIDPQGLKRKMAVCVNQMFDIWGKYIKERREKHVHDGPRSDFLDVFLANGFEDLKINWLALELLSAGTDTTATTVEWAIAELLKNKEVLKKVSEEIKREIDTNSLKESHVSQLPYLNACVKETLRLHPPVPFLIPRRALETCKVMDYTIPRDSEVIVNVWAVGRDPSLWEDPLSFKPERFLGSDLDFKGQDFEFLPFGAGRRICPGLPMAAKQVHLIIATLLYYFDWSLPNGEDPAMLDMSEKFGITLQKEQPLLAVPRRRI; encoded by the exons ATGGATCAAACATCTTTGACAAAAGTGCTCAACCTCTTAGCTCCTCCCTTTCTCCTCCTTCtacctcttctcttcttcatcCTCAAGTGCGTTTCCTCATCCTCTTCTAAAAACCAGTCTCTTCCACCAGGTCCCAAGCCATGGCCTATCATAGGCAACATTCTCCACTTTGGAAAAAAGCCTCATATCTCGACGGCAAACTTTGCCAAAATTCATGGCCCTTTAATTTCACTAAAGCTAGGAAAACAACTTCTCATTGTTGGGTCCTCGAAGAGGGCAGCAACTGAAATTCTGAAATCTCATGACCGTTTGCTCTCTGCTAGATATGTGTTTAAAGCAGCTCTTTTTGAAAACCATGTCCTTGACCGCATAGCAATTGTTTTTGCCACACAGTGCTCTGATGGATGGAAGTCCTTGAGAGCCTTGTGCAGGAACGAGCTATTCTCAGCTAAAGCAATAGAGTCACAAGCTGttttgagagagaagaagatgGGGGAGATGGTGGAATTTATAGGAAGAAGGGAAGGGGAGGTTGTTGGTATTGGAGAAGTTGtgcttgttattgtttttaacaCAATAGCTAACCTTTTATTCTCTGTAGATTTGATTGGATTGGAAGATGATGGAGCTGCTACTGGGTTGAAAAGCCTTATGTGGAGGATGATGAAGTTAGGGGCTACACCAAATATTGCTGATTTTTATCCTATACTTGGAGGTATAGATCCTCAAGGTCTAAAAAGAAAGATGGCAGTATGTGTTAATCAAATGTTTGACATATGGGGAAAATACATcaaggaaagaagagagaagCATGTCCACGATGGTCCAAGAAGCGATTTCTTGGATGTTTTTCTCGCGAACGGATTCGAAGATCTTAAAATCAATTGGTTGGCTCTG GAGCTGCTCAGTGCAGGCACAGACACAACAGCCACGACAGTAGAGTGGGCAATTGCTGAGCTGCTGAAGAACAAAGAAGTCTTGAAGAAAGTCAGCGAGGAGATAAAGAGAGAAATAGACACAAATTCGCTGAAAGAATCCCATGTCTCTCAACTTCCTTACTTGAATGCTTGTGTAAAGGAAACACTCAGGTTACATCCTCCTGTGCCATTTCTTATTCCACGCAGGGCTCTTGAGACCTGTAAGGTTATGGATTACACGATTCCAAGAGATTCTGAAGTGATTGTGAATGTATGGGCTGTAGGGCGTGATCCCTCGCTCTGGGAAGACCCCTTATCGTTCAAGCCTGAAAGGTTCCTAGGCTCTGATCTGGACTTCAAGGGGCAGGATTTCGAGTTTCTACCTTTTGGTGCAGGAAGAAGAATTTGCCCTGGACTACCCATGGCTGCTAAGCAAGTTCATTTGATTATCGCCACTTTGTTATATTACTTCGATTGGTCTCTTCCAAACGGTGAGGATCCTGCCATGTTAGACATGAGTGAAAAGTTTGGCATAACATTACAGAAGGAACAGCCTCTGCTTGCTGTTCCTAGACGAAGAATTTGA